GCGCGCCCCCGGTGCGCCAGGTCTCCCGCATCGTGCTGCTCGACCCCGACGACCGGATCCTGCTGCTCCACGGCTTCGAACCGGCCCGCCCCGCCGAGAAGTGGTGGTTCACCCCCGGTGGCGGCCTGGAAGGCACGGAGACCCGTGAAGAGGCGGCCCGCCGCGAGCTCGCCGAGGAGACCGGCATCACCGACGCCGTTCTCGGCCCCGTCCTGTGGAAGCGCCGCTGTGCCTTCCCGTTCGACGGGCGGCGCTGGGAGCAGGACGAGTGGTATTACCTGGGAAGGACCGATCGGACTGCCACCGACACCGGCGGGCAGACTGACCTGGAACGACGCAGCGTCTCGGGACTGAGGTGGTGGACTTCGGAGGAACTGTCCGCCTCGCATGAGACGGTGTATCCAACCAGACTCGCCGAGCTGCTGCGCACGCTGCT
This portion of the Streptomyces sp. 2114.4 genome encodes:
- a CDS encoding NUDIX hydrolase — protein: MEGPAAAQGTAAGETPGAPPVRQVSRIVLLDPDDRILLLHGFEPARPAEKWWFTPGGGLEGTETREEAARRELAEETGITDAVLGPVLWKRRCAFPFDGRRWEQDEWYYLGRTDRTATDTGGQTDLERRSVSGLRWWTSEELSASHETVYPTRLAELLRTLLDEGPPEAPVLLETERV